The Faecalibacter bovis genome includes the window GATCCATCTTTAATCGCCTCATCTACATAATGTTTAGATCCTAATAAACCTATCTCTTCGCCCATGAAAAGAACAAATTCTATTGTTCTGTTATTTTCTATATTTAATTTCTGAAATGTTCGGGCTACATCAATAATAGAGAAACTACCAACTCCATTATCTATGGCTCCCGTAGCTAAATCCCAACTATCCAAATGCCCACCAAGTACAATTTTTTCCTCTGGAATAGCTTGACCTAATCGACGAGCAATTATATTTCGACCTTTCATTGGGCCAACATCATTCTTCATATCAATTTGACCCGCAATGATATTTGATTTCAGAGCTTGTTTAATCAACATTCCATCTTCGTAAGAAATATTAACTGCAGGAATATCAATTAAATCTCCAGTTACCGAAGCAGTTCCTGTTAAAAGGACTCCACCTTTTGCGTTATTATATAAGATTATACCTTTTGCTCCATATTTTATAGCCAAAGCTGTTTTCTCAGAACGATGTAAATTTTTCACTTCTTTTGGCGTCCCTTCATTCAAACCTAAAGCTGCAAAAACAATTTTACCTTCAACTTCTTTTCCTAATTGTTTATAATCATCCTCTAAACCATTTCCTAAATCAATTAATGTTGAGTTAATTTTAGCAATTTCGGGTGAATGTGCTAGTGCAACAGCTTCAATCTTTTTTCCATTAATTTCTAAGGTCAAACTATTTCTATTCCAACCATTAAAATTAAATTCTTGGAAAGAAACATCATAACCAAATGATTGTAAAATATCCGCAGCAAATTCTTCTGCTTCTACTCCATTTTTCGTCCCTGTTGCTCGATGACCAATATTTTCAGTTGCTTTTTGTAATAAATAATAAGCTTCTGAATGATTAGAAACTTCTGTATTGATTTGTTCTAAAATCAACTGATTTGATTGCGCTTTTAACGATAATGTTGATAAAATCGTAAAAGCAAGTATTGGTATAATCTTCATGTATTAAAATTCTATACTAAACTTAGCTATAATTCTCATATTTGCCATTATTTCAAATAAAAAATCCACCTTTAAAAAGTGGATTTTAATGATTAATTTATTCTTTTATAAGTCTCATAATCATACCATACTTGACCATTTGGCATATACATCTTATAGTAATATACTTTCATTTCTGTATTTGAAATTTTCTTGTAAAAGAATTTTCTTTTATACTCCTCTGTATTGATTCTAAATTCGCCATCATCAAATTCGTATGGGAATTTCATCGTTCTAAATTCACAACCATTATTATAATGGATCAAATGATTTTCTAAAAAATCGTCTGAAGTAAATTGAATTTTTTTCTGTTTCATACACGCCTGACGATTAGGTAATGTAAAGGCTTCTATGGTTGAATCAATCAGTACGTCATTCTCAAATTTATAGGTACCTACATTTTCCCATTGCCATATTCCTTCTAAATAATTGGAGTTCGAATTCGAATTGCTATCATCATCGTTATTACAAGAATACAATCCTAATATTCCCAATAATATAAATAGTATTTGTAATTTATCTTTCATAATAAGTAACATTTAATGAACTTCTATTTTCCTCACTCCAAGACGGTTGTATGATTTCTAATTTGTTTTGATATAAACGTTTAACTTGATATGTAACAGAAACCGCTTGTCCGTATCTTATAAAATTTAAAGTAAATGTCTTACCGCTTACTGAAAAAGTTCCCGTATAGTATTTAGGAGAACAACTATTATCATAACCATTATAATTATAACTTACCTGCGTAAATGTATTATCAGATGGATTGAATTTTAGATATCCTTGATATACACACTCTAACCCTACTTCTGAAACAACGATATTATGATATCCTGGAAAAAAATCATCATATATCCCTTCACCCCTAAAATCCCAAGTTCCCATTAACAAATCCATGTTAACCTCATCCGGAATTTCAATCGTATCAGTGTTTCGATTATTGTCGTCATTATTGTCACAGGACAATAATGCAAATAATGCAAAAAAGATTAATAAATATTTTGTTTTCATATTATTGTTTAAATACTTAACGTGTTATTAAACAATATATTATAAGCTAAAAATCAATTAAATTAAGATTACAATTAATTTTCTATCAATAAAAAAAGCCATCCGAAACGGATGGCTTTTTAAAATTCACTCTTTTATATATGTCGAATTAATTTTAATAAAAATAATCTATTTGATTAATATTTTGAAAGAACTAGTAGATGTCTTTAGCACATATAATCCTTTTAATAAATTAGTTTTTATGTTATTTTTTCCAACTTCTATATTTCCTTTTGCTACTAATTTTCCCGATACATTATAAATGGTGTATTGATCTTTAATTTTAGAATCAAATACAAAATTTCCATTATTTGGATTAGGGTATAAAAGACCTTTATCTAATTTAACATCTGATGTATTTAATAAGCAGACATAATTAGAATAATCTACTAATCCTAAAGTTGAATCATCATTGTAATGTACAATTATTTCTTCTACTCGCTCATTTGTTAAAATTGGATCCCAACAATTTCCTTGAGCTGAAATAGGATTTGGAGAATTATTGTACAAAGCATATGTTACACCTTCATTCCCATTATTTTCAAACACATTATATCCTCCATCTTCAGCATTTCCTAAATTTATGAATGCTCCATCACCAATACTTGTTATACCCCAAAGATTACCTTTAATTTCATTTTGTAAAATGTTAATAACATAACCTTCACGATTCTGAGCTAAATAAATATTAATACCACTTCCTCCATTCGCTGGAACAGGTTCCGTATTATTATCTATAATTTGATTATTGATGATATTTCCTTTTGTATTTCCACCAGTAGTTGTTATTCCGTATCGATTATCTTTAATGATATTATTTTCAATTAAAAATTCGTTATTAACACCTAACATACTTGAAACTGAAACACCACCTACACGCGTCATAGTTCTATCACCAATAATTGTGTTACCTGAAATTGTAGTAATTGCATCATTTCCACTTGGCCCCATATTAATTTGAGGGCGATTAGAATTAGACAAATTATTATGTGATAAATAATTATTGATGTATGTTAAAGCTACCGATTGGTTGGCTCCAGAAGCAACAGCTGGCGTAATATTTTGCTCGAATCTTGAATTTTGAATCGTTGGATTTCCTCTTGAGAAATTTATCGCAGCACCTGATGAAATACCAGAATTTTGATAAGAAACTTCCGAATTATCCATAAAGAAATTCTCGCCTAAAACTCGAATTCCTCCTCCGTAAGTCATTTTAAAATTGTTGAAATTCCCCGTTGATCCGTCTTCTAATCTTAATCCATTAAAGTAAACAGTTCCTGGATCTGTGGAAGTAAAATGTACTAAATTAGGTGCATTAACATTAATAGTTCCTGCAATAGTTATCAATTTACCATCTGCTATAGCCAATACAAAATCTGTATTTGCAACAAAAGAATCTGTTTCACTAATAGTTAAATTCTCTGATAAGATATATTTCTGTGATGATTCGTCAAAATTTATAACATCTGTTAAAGCGTCTAATTGATCAATTGTATAAGTTTGTCCTGTATTTGGAGTTGTAAATTGACCAAATACAATTGCCCCAATTAATGCCAAGGAAGCAGTAAAAAATTTCTTCATGTTTTTTCATTTTAGTGTAACATAAAGGTAAACATTTCAAAATAAAAAAAGCCACCCAATGGGTGGCTTACTATATGTTTAAAGAAAATCTTAGTGACCTCCTTCTGTTTTGAAACGCTCAACAGCTTCGTGGAATAATTTTTCCGCTTGTGCTTTATCACCAAAACCGTCTACTTGACAAGTTTTGTTTTCTAAATCTTTGTATACTTTAAAGAAATGCTCAACAGCTTTTAAAGTGTGATCGTTCATATCAGTAATATCCTCTAATTTGTTCCAAGTTGGATCAGCAACTGGTACACAAATTAATTTTTCGTCACGACCTTTGTCGTCAGACATGTTTAATACACCGATAGTTTTAACCTCGATAACACATCCAGGAACAGTTGGCTCAGTTAAGAAAACTAAAACATCAATTGGATCACCATCTAATGCTAAAGTATTCTCTACAAATCCGTAATCTGCTGGGTATTGCATTGGAGAGTATAATACACGGTCAAAACGGATTCTTCCTGTTTCGTGATCCATTTCGTATTTGTTACGAGATCCTCTTGGGATTTCAATAATCGCGTCAAAAGTCATTTTCGCTTATTTTTAATTTATTATTATTTAATTTAAAATACTTTAGAAGTCCCATTGTAATCCTAAAGTCACCCCAAATTTACGAACATCTGGCAAATTATTATAATTTCCACGCCAATTAAAATCAAATCGAATTGGACGGATGTTTCCCCAACCAATATTTTCGATTCCAAAGCCGTATTCGTAATAGATTTGTTGATTTGGAGCTGTATAATTAATTGTTGATCGATTTATTGCTTTACTCTTATCAGAAATATCTCCGTAAGCTGCTCTTAAAAAACCAACCTCTCTTAATTTTAATTCTTTAATTAATGGAATTTTGTTTAAAATCCATCCATTAAAATGATGTTCCCAATTCATTGTTACATATTCATCCGTTACAAATTCATAATAATCTAACTGAGAAAATGTACCATAAACTTGTCCGTAACTTTCGTTACCTGGAATCGCACTTAATAAAGATAATGGAACACCTTGGAAAGTTTTCCCGGCTTCAACAGTCATTAAAGAACGTCCTAAAGAACCAATTAAAATTGGTTGAGTATATAAAAATTGAATTTTATCGTATTCGAAATCAGAATCTATTACACCTTTTAATCCTTTTGTATAACGTAACATTAAAGTTGGCGCAAGGGTTGACATTTCTACACGATCTATTCCGTACTGAGAATATTTAGCTCCTGGTTTTGCAATTACAGAAAAGCTAACGGATGAATTAGTTAAATTTTCTTGAACTTTTCCGTCTTTATCATAAGCAATAGAAAAATGTTCTCTGGATGCGGATTTAATACGCTGATAATTTCCATCTAAACGGAAAACAACATTTTTCCAAGGTTCTATAGAAGTGTAAACATTGGTTAGATTATTAGAACTTAAATAGAAATTATCTCCTTGATTAATAATCGAAGATGAAGCGAAACTGCGTGTCATAATTCCATCCGAAGATGTTAATTGAGCCGCCAATTGTTCTACATCTCGTTTTGTTCCAGCTCCGATTTGAAAACGATTAAATTTATTGAACATGTAACGAACATCTGCTCCGTATTTAAATTTATCATCATCAAAACCATAAGCCAAGAAACCTTGTGCACGCCACATGTCGTTCTGAGAAAAATAAGTTCTCGCACCAGCTCTTAATCGAACACCTTCTATTTTATTATATCCAAAAGAGGAGTATAAATTTCCGATATCAATATTTCCTACGCGATAATATCCTGATCCTAAAACTTCGATTGTCTTAACAAATCTATTAAATTTCGGTACTTCATTCAACTGATCTAAAGTCTCATAAATTCCTTCCTGATCTTTGGTTAAAGCTTCTGGACGATTTTTTTCCCAATAATCATTTGTCTGAACATTTACTGCTGATAATGCAGGATCTATACGCTCTGAATAATATGATTCAGGCTGACGAGTTTCAAAATCATAGTTATAATAGTTAACCGTTTTATGAGCAAAAATACCTTTAGAATTTTCTTTTTTCGATAAAATAGTCATATCCAACATCGCATATTCTTTCTTTGGATAAAAGACTGAATCGTTTGCAACGTCATAATCTAATTGCATAAAAATATTACGAACAAAGTTTACATTCATATCCTTTGTTGTTTCTAAATCAATAGATTTTACTGCATAGGAATCTTTTGAGATGTACATATCTCCTTTGAAAGTTAATTCACCTTCACGACGAGGAAAATACTTAATTCTGTAAGTTTCTATTCCGTCAATATTAATGGTGTCTTTTAACTCATAATCATAAACTGCAAAACCATCTGTTGCAATTGGCGAAACAAATTTTATGTTTATAAAGTTTAATCGATTATCATAAATATTAATGTCTTTGAACAAATTTTTTACCGTCGCAGCAACTACTTCATTATTCTCAAAACCTGAAGTTTTATTTGCTTTTAATTCTTTCCTTTCTTGGGATTTAGGATTATTAATTCCCTCAACTTTATAAATAGATTCGTTTAAGAAAGCTGGTAAATAAGTTTTTCCGTTAATTGAAGAAGTATCAATTTTCTCAAAAACAAACTCAAATCCTTTGAAGATTTTTTTCTTCATGAAAGAAGAATCAATGTTACTGATATCGAATTGAAGTTTCTCATATTCGTTATACGAATATTGAGGCACCATTTTTAATCCATTCGTTTTTCTTCTTGCCCAAACTTCTCTTAAAATCGCATATGCAGGATTTTCTTTCTTTTTAAGACGTTGCTTTTTCTTCCCAGTTATAGTTGCACTTTGAAGCGTAATTCCATCACCAGAATCATCTATAAAA containing:
- a CDS encoding inorganic diphosphatase, producing MTFDAIIEIPRGSRNKYEMDHETGRIRFDRVLYSPMQYPADYGFVENTLALDGDPIDVLVFLTEPTVPGCVIEVKTIGVLNMSDDKGRDEKLICVPVADPTWNKLEDITDMNDHTLKAVEHFFKVYKDLENKTCQVDGFGDKAQAEKLFHEAVERFKTEGGH
- a CDS encoding T9SS type A sorting domain-containing protein, coding for MKKFFTASLALIGAIVFGQFTTPNTGQTYTIDQLDALTDVINFDESSQKYILSENLTISETDSFVANTDFVLAIADGKLITIAGTINVNAPNLVHFTSTDPGTVYFNGLRLEDGSTGNFNNFKMTYGGGIRVLGENFFMDNSEVSYQNSGISSGAAINFSRGNPTIQNSRFEQNITPAVASGANQSVALTYINNYLSHNNLSNSNRPQINMGPSGNDAITTISGNTIIGDRTMTRVGGVSVSSMLGVNNEFLIENNIIKDNRYGITTTGGNTKGNIINNQIIDNNTEPVPANGGSGINIYLAQNREGYVINILQNEIKGNLWGITSIGDGAFINLGNAEDGGYNVFENNGNEGVTYALYNNSPNPISAQGNCWDPILTNERVEEIIVHYNDDSTLGLVDYSNYVCLLNTSDVKLDKGLLYPNPNNGNFVFDSKIKDQYTIYNVSGKLVAKGNIEVGKNNIKTNLLKGLYVLKTSTSSFKILIK
- a CDS encoding lipocalin-like domain-containing protein; amino-acid sequence: MKTKYLLIFFALFALLSCDNNDDNNRNTDTIEIPDEVNMDLLMGTWDFRGEGIYDDFFPGYHNIVVSEVGLECVYQGYLKFNPSDNTFTQVSYNYNGYDNSCSPKYYTGTFSVSGKTFTLNFIRYGQAVSVTYQVKRLYQNKLEIIQPSWSEENRSSLNVTYYER
- a CDS encoding M28 family peptidase, whose translation is MKIIPILAFTILSTLSLKAQSNQLILEQINTEVSNHSEAYYLLQKATENIGHRATGTKNGVEAEEFAADILQSFGYDVSFQEFNFNGWNRNSLTLEINGKKIEAVALAHSPEIAKINSTLIDLGNGLEDDYKQLGKEVEGKIVFAALGLNEGTPKEVKNLHRSEKTALAIKYGAKGIILYNNAKGGVLLTGTASVTGDLIDIPAVNISYEDGMLIKQALKSNIIAGQIDMKNDVGPMKGRNIIARRLGQAIPEEKIVLGGHLDSWDLATGAIDNGVGSFSIIDVARTFQKLNIENNRTIEFVLFMGEEIGLLGSKHYVDEAIKDGSIKQIKAMSNMDMTTNPKAYFSSTNSSLSFLNEIAKDVKNYISDFKETASVNVGLHSDHQPFMLQGIPIIGLTESKFKKGALNCYHANCDSFEFVEEQGLKNNVVLETYLLYRLSNVKNFPSKRWTDNEIQKQLIDANLETPLRISGDWRWK
- a CDS encoding DUF5686 family protein, translating into MSNKGLFTAFLTILSIVSFAQVKIQGKVLDAVSGKPISYADIRLPELKVGTTTNSDGSFYIESVTTTNKLSITKSGYVNYDYEIVDFIDFSFIAELDPKTEDQSDDFIDDSGDGITLQSATITGKKKQRLKKKENPAYAILREVWARRKTNGLKMVPQYSYNEYEKLQFDISNIDSSFMKKKIFKGFEFVFEKIDTSSINGKTYLPAFLNESIYKVEGINNPKSQERKELKANKTSGFENNEVVAATVKNLFKDINIYDNRLNFINIKFVSPIATDGFAVYDYELKDTINIDGIETYRIKYFPRREGELTFKGDMYISKDSYAVKSIDLETTKDMNVNFVRNIFMQLDYDVANDSVFYPKKEYAMLDMTILSKKENSKGIFAHKTVNYYNYDFETRQPESYYSERIDPALSAVNVQTNDYWEKNRPEALTKDQEGIYETLDQLNEVPKFNRFVKTIEVLGSGYYRVGNIDIGNLYSSFGYNKIEGVRLRAGARTYFSQNDMWRAQGFLAYGFDDDKFKYGADVRYMFNKFNRFQIGAGTKRDVEQLAAQLTSSDGIMTRSFASSSIINQGDNFYLSSNNLTNVYTSIEPWKNVVFRLDGNYQRIKSASREHFSIAYDKDGKVQENLTNSSVSFSVIAKPGAKYSQYGIDRVEMSTLAPTLMLRYTKGLKGVIDSDFEYDKIQFLYTQPILIGSLGRSLMTVEAGKTFQGVPLSLLSAIPGNESYGQVYGTFSQLDYYEFVTDEYVTMNWEHHFNGWILNKIPLIKELKLREVGFLRAAYGDISDKSKAINRSTINYTAPNQQIYYEYGFGIENIGWGNIRPIRFDFNWRGNYNNLPDVRKFGVTLGLQWDF